The Alkalihalobacillus sp. LMS6 genomic interval TATTGAAGGCGGAAAAGAGATGGACGAAGATGCGTTGAAAAAAGCAGGTATTAATCAAAGCATTACACACGTTGACTTTATGATGGGTTCAGCAGAAATGAACATTGACGGTATTCATGCAGATGGTTCAAAAGAACCGATCTTCAGAAACGGTGAATGGGCATTTTAACGAATGTTAAAAGGAGTAAAGGCCGCTAGTGCGTGGCTTTACTCCTTTTTTATTGCGGACGTATTCCTTTTAAAATTAAATCACTAATTGCAGCAGCCCATTGATCTTTCGTCTCTTCTTTCCTCGCTTTGTTTAATGAGATCGATTGAAAAATCAATGTTTCAATTAAATGAGCAGGCAAATCTTTTCGTATTTCACCTAGTTGTATGCCGTTTTCCACTAGCGTATGAATATAGTGAAAGACTTCTTTATGGTGTTTCCAAAGTTGCTTTAACACTAGTTGAACTTGCTCATTTCCTCTCTTCTCTACGTGCGGGGTTAAATCGATTGCAAGTAAAATGCGATCATGCTTCATAAATAAGTAAATGAGTTGCTCTAATTGCGTACATACTGGCGCATTTAAAGGGATTTCTTTTTGATCTGTAAGGAACGCCTCCATAATATGGGACATATACGCGACGAGCAAATCTTCTTTGTTCGGGTAATACTCGTAAATTGTACTTCTTCCTACTTCTAACATCGATGCTAATGGCTTAAAATGAAAGCCTTCGTAACCCGATTCAAGTAATAAAGTATCGGTTGCCGCAAAGATATCTTCTTTATTAAGCTTCCTTCTCGCCATCTAAACGTTTTCCTCTCCTTTAATACACTGTGCGAAAATGTTGCTCGTTCGCTTCAGTGTCCATCTCTGTAGAAGAAAGCTCTTCTACAGTAGAAAAACGATTGCCTTGTTTAATTGTTTCTATAAACGAGTATAATTCGGTTTCCTTCCCTTGAACCTCAATGGCGACATTGCCATTGTCTTCGTTTCGAACATTCCCTGTCACCTTATAATGAGACGCTTCCGTTTCAACAAATGATCGAAAGCCCACTCCTTGAACATGACCTTTTACCATTACACTAAATCGTTTCATCTCCATCACCTCAACAGTTCTTTTTCCCTCCTTAACAAAAAAGAAAACACAAAAAAATAAAATTGAAACGCTTTCAATTATGAATTTTTTGTGATAATATAATAAAAAGACATAAAACAGACACAATACAAATTGTACGACCATACACTTTATAAAAAGGAGTGTTATCTATGGATATGTTTTTTGCTTATATGTTTGTTGCGAGCGCCACTCCATTGTTTCTATGGCTCGAACACAGAAAAATAGCCATTACTAGTATTCCGTTTATTCTTATTATGTGGACACTTGCGGTAGGCTTTTTATTTGATGGCTTCTTATTCCACATTACTGAATCCACTTTTGTTGTCGCTGTATTAATAAATGTTGTGATTGCACATGCGGCTGCATTTATTTTATATGCTTCCCCACATGTGGCAAATAAAACAAAACGTATAACCGAAACATCTGAATAAAAAAAAGCGTATCTCGTTAGCCGAGATACGCTTTTTTGTTTTTTATAGGTGACCTGTCATTAAAACAAAGTAAGAACCTACAACAATAATGACCGCGATCGCAATGGCAAAAACCGTATGTCCAATTTGCCATTTCCCATCTTTTCCTTCACCTATATGCATGAACATAAATAGCTGTACACCCATTTGAATAAAAGCGAAAGCGAAGATGATAATCACTCGAATACTCCAAGCGAGATTTGTTTGTGACATTACCCAAACCGCAAGAAGTGTTAACACAATTGATAAAGCAAATCCAACAACGTGCTTCCATGGAAATCCGTGGTCGTGGTCGTGCGATGACGCTTCATTTTGATTAGCCATTTACATCCACTCCATTCCGAGCAAGTATACGCCTGTAAAAATGATTACCCAGATAACATCAAGGAAGTGCCAGTACAAGCTTGCGATAAAGAACTTCGACGTCGTTCGCTTCGTTAAACCACGCTGTTTAATTTGAATCATTAAAAGAATCATCCAACCAATACCAATTGCAACGTGAAGACCATGCGTTCCTAATAAGACAAAGAATGCTGACCAATGTGCACTTGCTGATAAAGTTGCTCCTTCATGAGCGTAATGGACGAACTCATAAATCTCAAATCCTAGGAACCCAAGTCCAAGCAATAGCGTTAATCCAACCCAGATGAGCATTCGATTGACACGTCCTGCACGCATTTCATGAATCGCTATGCCAGCTGTAAATGAACTTGTTAAAAGTAAGAACGTCATCGCTAGGACGAGATTAAGATCAAACAACTCACCTGACGTAATCGCTGATGCATTTCGGTCAACTAATACAAAGTAAGAAGCGAAAAGCGTTGAAAACAAGGCGAATTCAGCGCCGATGAAAATCCAAAACCCAAGGATATTATTTTTACCTTCAGCTGATTGATACTCTAGCGGCTGATTCGGATCAATTGATTCATTTGCTGCCATCGGTTACGCCTCCTTCGCTTTTTTTTCAGTTTCTTCAATTTCTTCAACACTTACATAATAACCATCGTTGTAATCAAACGAACGGAAAATCATACAAACAAAGATCGCAACACCACTCAAGATCGCTGGAATCCACCAGCTAAATACGAGGGCAAACGATGCCGTAAACATGAAGAACGCCATCACAGGTCCTAGCCACGTATTGTTTGGCATATGAATTTTCTCGTAATCTGTAGAAGCATTTAAATCAATGCCTTTCTCTTTCATGTCCCAGAACGCATCTCTTTCGGATACTTCCGGCTGATGCGCGAAATTATAATGAGGAGGAATCGCTGATGATGTTGCCCACTCGAGCGTACGACCATCCCACGGATCTCCTGTTGTATCGCGCTTCTCGTAGCGCCAGCTGTAGTAAATATTATAGACAAACAATGCGAAGGCAGCTGCCATCATAAATGCACCAATTGTCGAGATAAAGTTTAACGTAAACCAGCCATCGCCTTCTAAATACGTGTAAATACGACGCGGCATCCCGTCTAATCCTAAGAAGTATTGTGGGAAGAAACATACGTTAAATCCGATCATGAAGATCCAGAATACCCATTTCCCAATACGTTCGTTCATACGGTGACCAAACATTTTTGGATACCAGTAGATTAAACCAGCAAAACATGAAAACACAGTCGCAGCAATTAATACGTAGTGGAAGTGAGACACTAAGAAATACGTATTATGATACTGATAATCGGCCGCAGCCATTGCTAACATTACACCTGTTACACCACCGACAACAAAGTTCGGAATAAATCCTAATGACCAAAGCATTGGTGATGTAAAGCGAATCTTCCCTTTGTGTAGCGTAAACAACCAGTTAAAGATTTTCACCCCAGTTGGTACAGAAATCGCCATCGTTGTAATGGAGAAAAATGAGTTCACTGCTGCACTGTTCCCCATTGTAAAGAAGTGGTGAACCCATACAAGGAAGCTTAAACCTGAGATCACGACAATGGATGCCACCATCGCATTGTAGCCAAACAGTTTTTTACGAGCAAACGTTGAAATAATTTCTGAGAATATCCCGAAAGCTGGTAAGGCAACAATATATACTTCGGGGTGTCCCCATATCCAGAACAAGTTTGCCCAGAGCATATCGAGCCCTTCACCTTGCAAGGTAAAGAAATGTGTGCCAAACAGTAAGTCAAACGTCATCATCGCTAAAGCAACGGTCAATACCGGGAATGCTAATACGATGATTAGAGACGTAATGAAGACAGTCCATGTAAACATCGGCATCTTCATTAGCGACATGCCTTTTGTACGCATGCGTAAAATCGTTACAATAAAGTTAATTCCTGTTGCAAGCGTACCAATACCTGATAACTGAATTCCTAGTGCGTAATAGTTTTGCCCTACGCCTGGACTGAAATCATTCGATGCAAGTGGGAAATAAGACGTCCAACCTGCTGACGGTGATCCGCCAATAATAAATGAAATATTAAAGAGTGCCATCCCGAAAAAGAACGTCCAAAAACTCAAGTTATTCAAGAATGGAAAGGCTAAGTCACGTGCTCCAATTTGTAAAGGAACAACCACGTTCATTAATCCGATCAAGAATGGCATTGCCATAAAGATGATCATAATGGTTCCGTGTGTAGTGAAAATTTCGTTATAATTTTGACCACTTAAAAAATCTAGTTCTGGTGCAGCTAATTGAGTACGCATCATCATCGCGTCCACGCCACCTCTAAAGAGCATTAGAAGTGCACAGGCAATGTACATAATCCCAATTTTTTTATGGTCAACTGTCGTAACCCAGTTATTCCATACGTACTTCCATTTTTTAAAATATGTGAGGGCAACTACAGCGATTATACTAGTAAGCACAATTGAGATCTGCGCAACTAGGATAAACGGGTCACCCGTTACAATAAATTCATCCCACCTCAACGGTATATCCCCTCTCTTGCGCTTGATTCATCTTACTCATCATCCAACTCCACTTCGTACGTTTTATCTGTGTCAATTGGCTGAGTTAAGAGTGGCAGGTCAAACGCTTTTCCCTCTCTTGAATGAGGGCTGTGCGCTTCATAACCAAGCTCTGCTCGTTTTTCCAACGAGTATGTTGCGTCATATGCATGATTAACGAATTCAAGATGTGTCGATGAGAACGTCATTTCTTCTGAATGACCAGGAACCATTAAGTGCATGTACTCCTCTTCAGATAACGACGGTGCGTTTTCTTGTGTTTCTTCAACCCACTCATCAAACGCTTCATCGGTTTGAGCTGTTACCGTAAACCGCTGTTCAGCAAACCCTTCACCTGTAAAGTTTGCGTTCCGACCTTCATATTGTCCAACTTCAGTCGCAGCGAGGTACAATTCTGTTTCCATACCTGACATCGCATATTTCTGTCCACCAAGCTGCGGTACCCAGAATGAAGCCATGGCATCGGCAGAGGTCAATTTAAATAAAATTGGTCGATCTTCAGGAATGTTAATGTAGTTCACAGTTTCAATCCCTTGTTCTGGATAGCTGAAAATCCACTTCCAGTTTGCACTTGTTGCGTGAATTACAAGCGGTTCCTGCTGTGCATCGACTTCCTCAATTTCAGGCGCTTCTTCCAAACTGTAAATCGTCATAACAGTTGGAATAGATAAGATTGTTACAATGACAATAGGAATAATTGTCCAAATAAATTCGAGCTTATGACTACCTTCAATAGTAGGATCATAGTTGTCGTTATTTCCTCGATCACGATATTTAACAAGCATGATCGTTAATAGAACAAATACAACTAATACAATAAAAATCATAAACCATATTGATAGCCAGATTAAATCACTTTGCTGTTCAGCGACTGGCCCTTGTGGATCAAGTACCGTTAAACTTCCACAGCCACTCAGAAAGACAGCGACCATCGCTAACGAAATCCATTTAAAAAAAGAGGATGGCATACCCAATAATATCACCTTTCTTTTGGCATAATAAATTCATTGCGCGTTAACTATGTGAAACAATGAACGTGCAACTTAGATGCTTCCATCCTACCACTTTCTTTAAGAAAATGGGGGAAATAACTTCTTGTGAACATAAATTATCATAAATTAGACAAAAAAAAGTTACGAAGCAGACACATCTTTACCAAGACTTTCTTGTTAACGCAATCATGAAATACCCTTAATTGGCGAATAGTAAACGTAAGGAGGTGCTTTTCCATGACAGAAGCGTATCTATGTCCGAAATGCAAAACAAACCGTACTCGTTTCCATCAAATTGACCAAGCGGCTTTACCGGTTAAATTAGATCCGAGAAGCGGTGAAATCGTAGAAACATTTGAGGAAGAAACGTTAACACCTATCCATATGCACTACAACGGGCCAGCTATTCGCATCCAGTGCGGCGCTTGTGGGCTAAATGAAGCAGAAGAAACATTTATTGCTTTTGCGAAAAATAGCCCCCTTTCATAACAACAAAAGAAGGCTTCGCATTATGCGATGCCTTCTTTTTATCTATGAGACCAAGCGCGTCAACTTTTGCCACAACAGATACATACCCATACCATAAGCTTCTACTTCATCTTGAAGGGTATCCCCCTCATCCATTTCAACAACTTGGAACGGTTGAGAAACAAAGCCCCTTGATCCATTAAATGAAGCTTTTAAAAAATCGCTCACGTACTGCAGCGCATAATCTGCTCTGCCCATTACTTCATAAAAAGAAACAAACCCATGCATCGTACCTTTAAATCGGACCGCTTCGACGTTGTTTCCAGCATCATACAGTCGTTCAGCAAATGCTTCTCCCTCATCTCTTAGGGGATCAAATTCAGCTGTAGCAACAAGAGAATCAGGAAATCCACGTAAATCATCCATTAACAATGGAGAAACAAGAGGATTTAACCAGTCTTCTTCATTGGGCGTATAGGCTGAACGCGCTTTTTCCATGACAGAGCGGGATAGAAAATAATAGCCACTCGAGTAAAGATCTCTTGAAGCGAACGGAAGATCTTCAAACGTTGTTAATGGGTAGAGAAATACACCGCTATGCACGGAAAGATTACTTTCTTTTGCTTTCATGATAACCGAGGCAGCTAAGTTGCCTCCTGCACTATCCCCCACAACAGCAACTTGATCCATATTTGCATCAAGCTCTGATGCATGGTTCATGACCCACTCTAATGTCTCAAAACTGTCATTTAAGGCAGTCGGAAAATGATAGCTGGGTGCAACCCGATAATTCGGCGCCACGATAATCGCATTTGTTCGATTTGCAAGAGCTCGAAGAATATTATCATGGGTTTCAATATTTCCGTATCCCTCCATAAATGCACCACCGTGATAATAGACGATTACTGGATGAGGACCCGCTTGAACAGGAGAATACGTGCGAACGGCGATTTCCTCCCCATCACTTGTTTCCATTAAACGATCTTGCCGTTCAATAGTAGGCGCAACCGGGCGAACAAAGAAAGACGGCGTTGACAAGCCTTCAGGTAATAGTTGTTCATTGACTGCATGCAAGATAACGCCTGTTTTTAAAGGCACCTTACCTGCTTCTGTATAGCGCCATGATTGAATAACAACCATGGCAATAAGCAAACTCACAATTAGAACTAAGCTAAGAGAGCCGATAAAAAACAACACACGATGCTTTTTCGAACTGTTCATAACCTTAATCCCCTTATCCTGTTAGCGTGAGCTTACACTTGCTTCCAATGAGAATCAATAAACGTATCGCGACCACTTTCTTCTCGGTCTTTTTTGTAGTGCTTTGGTTGCTTTTTATAAAAATCTTGATGTTCTGGCTCAGCCTCATAAAAAGTCATTTCAGGTAAAATCGCTGTGACAATAGGCGCTTTAAATCGCCCACTTTCACTCAGTTGAAGCTTCGTTGCCTCTGCCCGCTCTTTTTGCAAATCGTTCGCATAAAAAATAGCGGTTCGATACTGACTTCCCCGGTCGTGAAATTGTCCGCCATCATCTGTTGGATCAATTTGCGGCCAATACAACTCTAACAGTTGATCGTATGAAAAACGTGTAGGATCAAACGCTATTTGCACAACTTCATAATGACCAGTCTGTCCGGTTTTCACTTGTTCGTACGTAGGGTGATCGGTTGTCCCGCCCATATAGCCTGAGACGATCGATTGAATTCCTGGCAGTTCGTCAAATGGTTGGACCATGCACCAAAAACAACCCCCAGCAAATGTTGCTGTTTCTATCGCCATTTACAACTCCCCTTCTCTTTCATCTTTTAGTGCCAATAGTGCTTTCTCTTTTGCTTTCGCTTCAATCATAACATCGACATCGACACCGTCAAGTACGCGTAATAATAGGTCAACATCTTCTTTTCGTAAATAGTCAGTATGCCTAGGATCGGCAGCGTGATCCCGACCTGAACTAATATGAACTTTTGGCTTGTCTGTCCACGTAGCATGCACAGCTTGAAATAACGACTTTAATTCTTCTTCCTCTGTGTAAAAGCAGCGCTCATGGTGAATATCGAAGCATACCGATACCCCACATTGATCATGAATATCTAATACGTCTTTTGTACAAAACGTTTTATCATCATTTTCTAATCGAATGGTCGACTGCAGCTCAGGCGAAAGCGTTTTAAACGTTTTAACAAAACTGGCTTTTGCCTTTTCTTTGTCGCCGTAAGCGCCTCCTGTATGAATGATGACATCCGTTCCACCGACCATGCTTAAAAAAGCGTAATGATACTCGAGATCTTTTATCGCATTTTCAACCACTTGTTTACGAGGAGAATTTAATACGGTGAACTGTGCTGGGTGCATAGAAAACCGCATGTTTGCTTCACACCCAATACGTTTGATATCAGTAAAAAGAGCTAGCACATCGTCATCGTTTTGCCAATCCCACTCCATTTCAGGATGAGTAGCGAAAGGAATGATTTCACTTGATAAACGAAAAAACAAGATTTGGTTCGCTCGATTCCATTCGACCATATCACGTACAAGATGCAAATTATGCAACGTTAATTCCTTGATCTTCGTCATGCCTTCATTTCTCATCGTTTGTAAGCGACAGGTCCGCATTTTCACACCAAGCGTTACATTCAAACATGCATATCCAAATCTCATTCTAGCTGCTCCTCAAAAATTTATTTAAACGTCATCGTAAACAAATTCAATTTCGTCATATTTTCTACTATATTTAATTTTTACCGAATGATCATTAAAATACCATCCATCTTGTTCTTCTACAAAAAATAAAAAACCGTCGATTTCTTTTTTCAGTAGCGGTTCCACCGGTTCAATTTGACTAATTCCAAGAGAGAAGCCACTTTGTAAAGAGCCACATCCACCGTACCGTCCATACAATCGAATTGGAATAAGTGTTTCCTCTTCCCCAAATTCCTCTTTAAACCATGTAATTGCTGGTTTGGTTACTTCTACATTCATCTTCTCCACTCCTTTATTGATGCTATTTTACCAGTAAACGATGAATTCGCACAAATATGATGTTCATTGTTTCTTTAATGCAACTTTGTTTCCTCTATGCATATTCTATTTAAAAAAGGAGCAAATATAATGTTAAAAAATCATACGACAGCTTATGTGCATCTTTTTTGTAAACTGAAATTACTATCAGAAAAACAACTAGAGCTGTATAAAAACCAGTCATCGAGAAACGTGCTTTGAAACAGCCGACTAGCTAAAAAGACTTATCAATCAAATGAGGGAGTCCCTCATAAGATGATAAGTCTTTTTTAACCCTTTAAGAGCAATGAGTCAATGGTCTGCAAAAGTTCCTTAATATTCGGCTTTTCAACGTGTGCATCTACGCCAACTTGTTTTCCTTTGCGTTCCATCACAGTAGCGTGTAAGGAAGAATAGGAAATAATGGGCAAACGATTCGTTGTTTCTCGTTCCCGTATTTTTTTCGTGAAATCAAGCCCATTCAAGATGGGCATGTCGATATCGGTTATACACAAGTGAATTCGGTCAGGAGACTTTTCGAGCGCGCGCAACGCCTCTTCTCCATTTTCGTAAATAGAAATGTTGTTGTAACCCGCATCTTGTAGCGCCTCTGATGTAATGACTTGCATCGTTTGTGAATCCTCAATCAACATGAGTGAATAGGTTTTTCGCTCAGGGCGTTGCTTTTGCGAAAAATCGTCTTCAAAATGAGTAGGATGAATCCCGTGAATGACTCGTTCCACATCGAACAAATAAAGAATATCGTCGTCTTTAAACGTCACCACACTTGAAACAAACGCATCTTTGTCTTGAGAGAGGTCGGCAGGTACATACATGTCTTTCGCTTGAATCTGTTCAATTTTTGACACGTCTGTCGCTTTTAACGCAAAGGTTTTCTTCCCATGCTCAACTATAATAAAATAATTTGCTTTTTCTTCTTCTACTTGTAGAAGCTTGTACGTATTCAAGACCGGAATGCCTTGTTCTCGCAAGCGAATGACGCCTTCAACAATCGTATGTTGATTCGGTGATGGATGAATTGGCATCGGTCGAATAATTTCTTTTATTTTTAATACATTTAACCCATACCACTGTTGATTTAAAGTAAAAACAAGAATCTCTTGACTAAACACTTCCTCTGGCGTCGTAAAAATCGATAGGGTCACGATATTCAACTCCCGTACAAACATGAATGATAGCTTCTTATACTATATCGGTTAAATACAGTACGATTTTTATAGTTCAGGCTTTATTTTCGCAACGACCTTCTGTTTGAAATTTTCGCTACAGAATCCGTTTAACTCTTGATCGCTATAATAGCGGCTTAATTGTTCCAATAAATGAGGAAACTTGCTTGCATTTTCTAAGCCTTCTATATGTTGATTGATTCCGTCGAAATCTGACCCGAACCCAATATGTTGAATTCCCCCTAGACTACCGATGTAGTCTATATGTGTGAGTAAATCTTGAATCGTTGCACCAGTTTCATCTTTTGTAAATTTCGGAAAAAAGACGATGCCGATAAATGCATCTTTTTTTATTAAGGCCTTTATTTGATCATCACGCAAATTTCGATCGTGTGGACAAACTGTATAACTATTTGAATGACTTGCAATCGTCAGACGCGAGCGTGGCAACACGTCCCAAAAAGCCGCTATGCTTAAGTGAGAGACATCGTTGATGATTTGATGCTCATTGTTTAACGCGAGTATTTCTTCGCCAAATGCCGTTAACCCAGCCCCTCTTTTTTCACCAATTCCATCTGCACAGGCATTTGTTCCGTTCCACGTTAAGCCAATAGATAGCACCCCTTGTTCATACAACCATTGTACCTTACCTACATCGTGACCAACTGCATCCATTCCCTCAACTGTTAAAACTGCTCCAATTTCATTTTCTTTCAATTGCTCAATATCTGCTAATGAACGTAGATGCACCATTTGTGGATGACTTAAAACGCGCTCATAAAATTGATTCACTTGTCGCTGTACAACGGAGAATTTATCTTCCATCGGAACCGTATCTGGTATCCAAATTGCGAAAAATTGTACCTGAACTCGTCCTTTTTTCAAGTTTTGTATATTCGTATCGAGTGCCCCATCTTCAAAAGAAAGCGACGGTTGTTTCCACAACTTTAACAATGCGTCACAATGCGTATCGATTACTTTCATCGTATCACCTTTCTATCATCTGTACATATGATAAACCAATTGTACCTGTTGTTAGCCTAGAAGGAGGGTTCTAATTTGAAAAATCCGTTTTCAAAAGAAAGTGGTCAAGTCAATTTATTAGGCTCTATCGACCACTTTTTTCAACAAACGTTTAAACACCTACCGCGTGCGTTTTCGCAAGCGATTATCCCTGTTCGCGTCGATGAAACCAAAGAATCGCTCATCATCACTGCGGATCTTCCCGGGATTGATAAACAAGCCATTCATTTACGCTGTCGATACCAATCACTTGTCTTAACAGTAGAGCAAACAGACCAGTTATCCACCTTGGACGAATCGGGGCAAACCGTCTCTGAGCAACAATCTATTTCGATTCGTGAACGAGAGATTCCCGTACCGTTTTTGTTTTCTGAAGAAGATATTCGAGCCCATTATGCAAATGGACAGTTAACAGTCACGATTGAAAATAAACAAAAGCAAATTTTTATTGATTAAGGAGCTGATAAGAATGTTTCAACAACCTAGGCGCCATCAACATCCCGGTATGATGCAACGACCTCACAATCAACAAAGACAAGGTAGACCGCCTCACCCTCAGCAAAGATACCATGGTGTGCAGCAGTTTCATCCTCAACAGTACCAACAACAACCAAAAAGAAAAAAAGCGTGGTCCGCTCCTTTTACAAACGACGACGGACGATTCGATTTATCTAGAACCGCTTCTTCCGTTGACCAATTCGTCAAAACATTCCAACAAGTAACTCCTTACGTTTCAAAAGTGAGTCGCTTTTTTAAACCATAGAGTCAGGTTTGTGCCTGGCTCCATGGCTTAACGATACGCGTATTGATTAGCTATCTGCTGATTTTACTTTTTGCGCATAAGCGAGTGTGCCTCTAGGTGCTAGTAACTTAAGACCTTGAGCGTGAACAAAATCGATTTTTATCGCTTCGCCAATGTCTTCTTCCGCTTTTTCATCATATAAAAATGAAATGTCATGAATAACGACTTCTTGATCCTCACCTGTCTTCTTGCCAACTTGCAAATAAAATTCCACCATCGTGCTACATTCAAATGTATCTCTTGCGACAATACGAATACTAGATAGTTGTTTTTCTTTAAAATGTTCAAGCGCTTCGTTCGTTACATCAATTTTCATAATTAAAAACTCCTTATAGTAGATCATCTTGGTCAAATAAATACACGTAGGGAATATCGATAAATACGTAGAGAGCTTCCGACAAAGGATAAGAGTACGTTCGGATTTGTTCATCTTTATCAATATCCGTATACAAATCCGATAGAATTCCTTTTTTCTCTACGTTCATACGGACAATATTTTCTAAAAAGTATGGCCGCCAGCTCCAATTCTTCGCTTTACTCTCAGGACGTAAAAACCATTTTCCACTCTCATTTTTTTCACCATTACTTGATTCTTGATACCCATTTTCGTTGCAAATATAAACACGGAACGTATAATTCGTTAACGCTTTGGCAATCGTCAAAACAATGTCATCTAGCGATTCACTATTTGCGACTGTTTTTAACACGTGTTTTAACGAAGCCGTTAATTGATTTGAAAGATGCAGTTGGGCTTCGACTTTTTTTCGTTCGAACTGGATAAAATGATTCATATCTTTTACGAGCTGAGGCTCTTGGTTTTTTTCATCTACATAAAACGGATTTGGTTTGTGTAAATACCGCCCCTGATAATAGCGCCCTCCATTCCGCCATGCATAATTTAATTGCGAAAATGAGTGGATGCCATTAAACAAAAGCGTCGAGCCAATTTTTCGAGCAAGTGAAGACAACGAATGATGAATATCGCGGTACATGCCCGGCAACGAGTGGTCTTGTAAAAACGAACAGCTTACTCGAATAACGTTTGGGCGAATCTGACTAATAAATTCTAATTGAGAGGTTGTTGTATCTTCCGCATCAAGGGCAATCTGGATGCCTAGACTTTGTATATACATTAACGCGTGCTTCATTTTGATGACTTCTTCTAAAGATTGATCAAACCCGATAATAATGACAATTTGTTTGTACGTCATACCTTGTTCTACCATTTGTGCCAATCTTGCCGTTAACGTTTCTCCATTATCGACTTGCAGCAACTTTACATTGTAATGAAAAAACAGCAATAGCTGATCTCCCAGCCTGTCTTCTTTTTGAAGACTCTCGAATGCTTTCGCTTGCAAATGATCTTCTATTTCAATTCGGTATTCTCTAGGGATATCATGATCACCGAAAAACCAGTTAATATTTATTGGCTTAAGATGCTCCGTCCAATATGCTTCCACTTCATAGCCGATTATTTTCTGCGTATCGGCACTAATAATAGGAGAAAAATATGGAACAACATGGTCTTTATTCATCATAATATCAAGAGGGTCCACTTCCTCG includes:
- a CDS encoding alpha/beta hydrolase → MNSSKKHRVLFFIGSLSLVLIVSLLIAMVVIQSWRYTEAGKVPLKTGVILHAVNEQLLPEGLSTPSFFVRPVAPTIERQDRLMETSDGEEIAVRTYSPVQAGPHPVIVYYHGGAFMEGYGNIETHDNILRALANRTNAIIVAPNYRVAPSYHFPTALNDSFETLEWVMNHASELDANMDQVAVVGDSAGGNLAASVIMKAKESNLSVHSGVFLYPLTTFEDLPFASRDLYSSGYYFLSRSVMEKARSAYTPNEEDWLNPLVSPLLMDDLRGFPDSLVATAEFDPLRDEGEAFAERLYDAGNNVEAVRFKGTMHGFVSFYEVMGRADYALQYVSDFLKASFNGSRGFVSQPFQVVEMDEGDTLQDEVEAYGMGMYLLWQKLTRLVS
- the msrA gene encoding peptide-methionine (S)-S-oxide reductase MsrA, whose protein sequence is METATFAGGCFWCMVQPFDELPGIQSIVSGYMGGTTDHPTYEQVKTGQTGHYEVVQIAFDPTRFSYDQLLELYWPQIDPTDDGGQFHDRGSQYRTAIFYANDLQKERAEATKLQLSESGRFKAPIVTAILPEMTFYEAEPEHQDFYKKQPKHYKKDREESGRDTFIDSHWKQV
- the uvsE gene encoding UV DNA damage repair endonuclease UvsE, with protein sequence MRFGYACLNVTLGVKMRTCRLQTMRNEGMTKIKELTLHNLHLVRDMVEWNRANQILFFRLSSEIIPFATHPEMEWDWQNDDDVLALFTDIKRIGCEANMRFSMHPAQFTVLNSPRKQVVENAIKDLEYHYAFLSMVGGTDVIIHTGGAYGDKEKAKASFVKTFKTLSPELQSTIRLENDDKTFCTKDVLDIHDQCGVSVCFDIHHERCFYTEEEELKSLFQAVHATWTDKPKVHISSGRDHAADPRHTDYLRKEDVDLLLRVLDGVDVDVMIEAKAKEKALLALKDEREGEL
- a CDS encoding HesB/YadR/YfhF family protein, yielding MNVEVTKPAITWFKEEFGEEETLIPIRLYGRYGGCGSLQSGFSLGISQIEPVEPLLKKEIDGFLFFVEEQDGWYFNDHSVKIKYSRKYDEIEFVYDDV
- a CDS encoding chemotaxis protein CheV, which translates into the protein MTLSIFTTPEEVFSQEILVFTLNQQWYGLNVLKIKEIIRPMPIHPSPNQHTIVEGVIRLREQGIPVLNTYKLLQVEEEKANYFIIVEHGKKTFALKATDVSKIEQIQAKDMYVPADLSQDKDAFVSSVVTFKDDDILYLFDVERVIHGIHPTHFEDDFSQKQRPERKTYSLMLIEDSQTMQVITSEALQDAGYNNISIYENGEEALRALEKSPDRIHLCITDIDMPILNGLDFTKKIRERETTNRLPIISYSSLHATVMERKGKQVGVDAHVEKPNIKELLQTIDSLLLKG
- a CDS encoding dipeptidase yields the protein MKVIDTHCDALLKLWKQPSLSFEDGALDTNIQNLKKGRVQVQFFAIWIPDTVPMEDKFSVVQRQVNQFYERVLSHPQMVHLRSLADIEQLKENEIGAVLTVEGMDAVGHDVGKVQWLYEQGVLSIGLTWNGTNACADGIGEKRGAGLTAFGEEILALNNEHQIINDVSHLSIAAFWDVLPRSRLTIASHSNSYTVCPHDRNLRDDQIKALIKKDAFIGIVFFPKFTKDETGATIQDLLTHIDYIGSLGGIQHIGFGSDFDGINQHIEGLENASKFPHLLEQLSRYYSDQELNGFCSENFKQKVVAKIKPEL
- a CDS encoding Hsp20/alpha crystallin family protein encodes the protein MKNPFSKESGQVNLLGSIDHFFQQTFKHLPRAFSQAIIPVRVDETKESLIITADLPGIDKQAIHLRCRYQSLVLTVEQTDQLSTLDESGQTVSEQQSISIREREIPVPFLFSEEDIRAHYANGQLTVTIENKQKQIFID
- a CDS encoding YppG family protein translates to MFQQPRRHQHPGMMQRPHNQQRQGRPPHPQQRYHGVQQFHPQQYQQQPKRKKAWSAPFTNDDGRFDLSRTASSVDQFVKTFQQVTPYVSKVSRFFKP
- a CDS encoding iron-sulfur cluster biosynthesis family protein; this encodes MKIDVTNEALEHFKEKQLSSIRIVARDTFECSTMVEFYLQVGKKTGEDQEVVIHDISFLYDEKAEEDIGEAIKIDFVHAQGLKLLAPRGTLAYAQKVKSADS